TCTGGTTTTCCGGAGCCGGTCATGAGAAGCTCCACCTCTACTACGAAGTCGCCGGCGTCCTCATCACATTCATTCTCCTCGGAAGATGGCTCGAGGCGTTGAGCAGAAGCAAAACCTCTGCCGCACTCAGGGAGCTCATCGGAATCCAGGCCACCACGGCCGTCGTGCTCCGTGACGGACGGGAGATCGAGGTCCCCATGGATCAGGTGGCCCCCGGCGATATCGTGGTAGTAAAGCCGGGAGGAAAGATACCGGTGGATGGCCGCGTGATCGAGGGGGCGTCGAGCGTTGACGAGTCAATGGTGACGGGCGAATACATGCCGGTTGAGAAAAGGCCGGGGGACGAGGTGATCGGCGCGACGATCAACAGGACGGGATCATTTAAATTCGAGGCGACCCGGACGGGGAAGGATACCTTTCTCGCTCAGATCATCATGCTGGTGCGGGACGCGCAGGGTTCCAGAGCGCCGATCCAGGACCTTGCCGACAGGGTGTCGTCATATTTCGTCCCCGTCGTGCTGATCATCGCGTTGCTGGCCGCATCCCTGTGGCTTCTCTCTGGAATGGGCCTGTTCTTTGCCCTTAACATATTCATTGCCGTCCTGATTGTCGCGTGCCCCTGCGCCCTCGGACTCGCCACGCCGACCGTGGTCATGGTGGGGACCGGCATTGCCGCGAGGAAGGGGATACTGATCAAGAGCGCGCATGCTCTCGAGATGGCTCATCGCGTGGACACGGTGGTCTTCGACAAAACGGGAACACTCACCAGAGGTGAACCCGCCCTCACGGATGTGGTGGGGCTCGCGGGGCGTGATGAACATGAAGTGCTGCGGCTCGCCGCGATTGCGGAGAAGAACTCGGAGCATCCTCTCGGCATCGCGATCGTCGCCGGTGCGAGGCGGCGGGGAATGGAGATCCCCGATCCACAACAATTCAACTCGATCAGCGGCAGGGGAGTCGAGGCGACGCACGGCTCGAAAAAAATATTCATCGGCAACAGGGCGTTGGCGCGTGAGCGAGGGATCGACCTTTCCAACGTGGAGGAGAGGCTCCAGGCGCTGGAGGCAGCAGGTAAAACCACAATGGTTCTCTGCGATGGGATGGTCCCCATCGGGATCGTCGCCGTGGCCGACACCATGAAGGAGCACTCCGGCGAAACCGTGGCCAGTCTTGTCGCGATGGGGAAGGAAGTCGTCATGATCACGGGCGATAACAGGAGAACAGCCGAGGCAGTTGCGCGAGAGCTTGGGATAGCGCGTGTCCTCACGGAGATCCTCCCTGAGGGTAAGGCAGCCGAAATCAGGAAGCTCCAGGAAAGGGGCGCCGTGGTTGCCATGGTCGGCGACGGAATCAATGACGCCCCCGCGCTGGCAGTTGCCGATGTCGGCATCGCCATCGGCTCCGGCACTGACATTGCGATGGAGACCGGGGATATCGTCCTGGTCAGGGATGACCTGAGAGATGTCATCGCTGCGATGAATTTGAGTCGGAACGTGATGAGCAAGATCACACAGAATCTCTTCTGGGCATTTTTCTACAACGTGGTTACTATTCCCCTTGCAGCGGGCGTCCTCTATCCGTTCACCGGATTCCTTCTGAATCCGATGATCGCGGGGGCGGCCATGTCGCTCAGCTCGGTTTCCGTGGTCGCCAATTCGCTCCTCATGAGGCGATGCACAACTGCTTGAGTGGTAGGTGTTCCCCAGCTATCACTGTGGGTAATCCCTCAGTTACGGTGGGGCTAAATAGAATACTCCACAACGTAGAGCACCCTTAAGGGTGCTCTACACCCCGTGACTGATAATCATACAAAGGCGAAAAGAAC
This genomic window from Candidatus Auribacterota bacterium contains:
- a CDS encoding heavy metal translocating P-type ATPase, translating into MSGIHCASCVGRIENALAAVPGVRRASINFVTRKASVEYDPQRVSPSVLEQTIEKIGYGVIKTAGEDLEDLEREERSQEEEVKDLGIRLSLVLALVVPLVYISMGPMLGLALPAFLLRHTALFQFVLTVPIVAAGYQFYTRGFLAVFRRQGATMDTLVALGTGTAFLYSVAASCVVWFSGAGHEKLHLYYEVAGVLITFILLGRWLEALSRSKTSAALRELIGIQATTAVVLRDGREIEVPMDQVAPGDIVVVKPGGKIPVDGRVIEGASSVDESMVTGEYMPVEKRPGDEVIGATINRTGSFKFEATRTGKDTFLAQIIMLVRDAQGSRAPIQDLADRVSSYFVPVVLIIALLAASLWLLSGMGLFFALNIFIAVLIVACPCALGLATPTVVMVGTGIAARKGILIKSAHALEMAHRVDTVVFDKTGTLTRGEPALTDVVGLAGRDEHEVLRLAAIAEKNSEHPLGIAIVAGARRRGMEIPDPQQFNSISGRGVEATHGSKKIFIGNRALARERGIDLSNVEERLQALEAAGKTTMVLCDGMVPIGIVAVADTMKEHSGETVASLVAMGKEVVMITGDNRRTAEAVARELGIARVLTEILPEGKAAEIRKLQERGAVVAMVGDGINDAPALAVADVGIAIGSGTDIAMETGDIVLVRDDLRDVIAAMNLSRNVMSKITQNLFWAFFYNVVTIPLAAGVLYPFTGFLLNPMIAGAAMSLSSVSVVANSLLMRRCTTA